The Ignavibacteriales bacterium genomic sequence CTCTGCTTACCAGCATTGATGCCACAAATCCTTTTAGAGAACTTATATATTGATCTTCTTTTGTACCAAATCTGATTTTAAAATCAGGTAATGGTGCGTCTACATATTCACTTGTCCTAACAACTTTAAATAAAAACTGATATGGAACTAAAGTATATCCTTGTGGCAATTGAAACTCACCGCGCTTCATTTCTCCATTAACAATTTCGGGTGCAACAAAATAATTATGATTATCAATGTTGGTTGAGACCAATCCGGTCATTATTCTTCTAAAAAGGTTTTCAAGAAGGTTTGCATTGTATTGCTGTTCGCGTTCAAATGGCTTTAATGCTTCAATAAATTGATCAACATCAACTTGAACACCATTTAATAAAGTTGGATGATTAGTTGAAAGTTGCTTGTAATACCATGATCTTCTTAATAGCTCTTTATCAATAACTGTAACATCTTTTCTAAAATTCTCAACTAATTGAAAATAATAAGATGCGGATATAAAATAATCCCACTGGTAGCTAAACACTATTGAGTTTTTTGGTAAAGAGTTTAAAAGTGATTTTGTATAATCTTCATAGACAAAATTATTTCTTTGATTTACTTCATCATAGCTATTGTAAAATTGTAATCCTAAAAACAGAACAAGAGTAGAAACGGGCAAAATAATTTTCATTTTATTTTTGGAAGTGAATAAAATCAATTGTGAAATTCCAAATGCTGTAAAGAAAGCAAGAGAGATATAAGCTAATAAAAAGTACGAATCAATGTCATTTATATCATAGTTAATGGAATAAAAAACTGCTGATAGAAAAACAATAAGATTGAAAATGAAAAACTTTCGTGCATAAATAAAAGAAGTTATTAGACCAGCTAATGCAATGATTAATGAAAAAGAAAATTCTTTTGGAAGATTTTCAATAAAATAATTAAATTGTTTTGCGGCAGCTTCAGTTGATGAGAAAAGCCATACCTGATATTGTTGACCGGAAATGTGCCTGATTATTCTTTCCCAATCAATTGGATTTCCCCAATTCATAATAGGATTTTGTGATGCGCGAATTGGGAGATAGGAATAGATTATAATCAAAATCGGAAAGAAAATTAAAAGCATAAAAATAATTTGTTTAATGCTTTTTGAATTGAAACCATTATTAACAAAATACAAATAGGCAACACCCGGAATAATTAAAAGAGTTGTCATGTGATTTGTAAATCCGAGTGCCAAAGCAATTGCGAAGATGATCCAATATTTAGAGATGGATTTTTCTTTGTTTGATAAAAGGAAAGCTTTAATCAATGTTAAGATTATTATTGAAATCAATAAAAGATGCAAGCTATAAACTTCGACAGAAGTGCTTTGAAACCAAAAAGTTTTGCTAAGTGCAAGAAATAGTCCACTAAAAATTGCTGTGATTATTTTTGTTTGCTCCGATAAAACAAATGTTGATTCAACTATAGTAACTTGAGTTTTATTGGTTTGCTTTTGCTTCTTAGTTTTTTCTGTAACTGTCTTTATAAATTGAAAAGCAGAAAGATTATCTAAGATTAATTTTACTGTATAAGTAAAGATGGCAATCGCGGAGGCACAATAAAGAGCCGTTAGTAGATTTAATTGAAAAATTTTTGAAAAGGGAAACGGTACCAAAGAAAATATATATCCAAGTAATGTAAACAAGGGGTATCCGGTTGGATGCGCAATTCCAAGTGTACATTGTACTGCAGCAAGTTCACCAGTATCAATCTGCAAGACAGAAGGAGCGATTGTAAATATATAAAGAATAGATGCAACTAATCCTGCAAGAAGGTAGTAGTATCTTTGTAAATATTTCATAGTCTATTATAAATATTAGTTAAATATATTTTGATAAAATCTTTTATTCTGTTCTTTTATTTCATTGAGTTTTTTTAGCAGCAAATTACTATTTGAAAATTCGCACTCTTTAGCAAGTTTATTAAGTTTCATTTGATCTGTGGGAATCTTTGAAATTTTGCTGTTAAATATTAATTGATTTAATAATTCAATCCTTTTAAGCACATAAAAATTGTTTTCAATCTGATCAAAATTAATTGCTTTAGTGGAAACTTTCTTGATAAGATTAAAATAATAATTAGTTCCAAACTTTTTTTGCTCCAGTAATAAATCAGGATTTGTTAAGAATAAAAATGAAATTATAAAATCAATATCAGCCAATCCACCGCTGCTTTTTTTAATATTAAAAGATGTATCGCTGATCGGGTAAAGTTTTTTTCGCATATCTAACATTTCTTTTTTGATTAGTTCCTTCTCTTTTTCTTTGATTACTTTTACGTAATGATTAAAGAACTCCGTGAACAAATTCCTATTACCCAAAACAAATCTGCATTTTGTAAATGCTTGCAGTTCCCAAACTCTAGCGCGATTAGAAAAATACTTTTTGTAATCCTCAACATCCCAAACAAGTTGACTGCTTTTCCCTTCGGGTCTTAACCTGCAATCAATTTCAATCCCCGGCAAATCATTTTTAAAATTTTGAAGCAGATTTTGAATATCTTTTTGGATGGAGGGATATTCTTGAATACTGCTTACAACAAATATTAAATCAACATCCGATGCAAAAGATAAATCACGACTGCCGAAACTGCCCATTGCTGCGATGAAGTAATTGTTTTCCCAATCTTTATCAGTTGCAAAACTCTGAGCCCCAAACATAATTTTTGTATAAAGAAAATCAGTATATAAATCTGCAAATAAGTTAGGATCAAGAATTTTTGCGGATAATTGAACTGATGTTCTAAAATAAAAATCTTTTAAAGTCAGCTTATCAAAGCCATGTTTACTAAGCAGAATTAAACTTTCACGTGATAAAAAACTATCTCTTAAAACTTTATCCTCAGCAAAAAGATCAATTGCTTTCTGTGATTGCTCACATAAACTAAGAAACAAATTAAAAAATTTAGAATCAGAAAATGTATCAAACCAAATTTGTGGGAAATGTGCACTACGAATAATCCTTGCAAAGTTTTCTAAAA encodes the following:
- a CDS encoding DUF2723 domain-containing protein, which encodes MKYLQRYYYLLAGLVASILYIFTIAPSVLQIDTGELAAVQCTLGIAHPTGYPLFTLLGYIFSLVPFPFSKIFQLNLLTALYCASAIAIFTYTVKLILDNLSAFQFIKTVTEKTKKQKQTNKTQVTIVESTFVLSEQTKIITAIFSGLFLALSKTFWFQSTSVEVYSLHLLLISIIILTLIKAFLLSNKEKSISKYWIIFAIALALGFTNHMTTLLIIPGVAYLYFVNNGFNSKSIKQIIFMLLIFFPILIIIYSYLPIRASQNPIMNWGNPIDWERIIRHISGQQYQVWLFSSTEAAAKQFNYFIENLPKEFSFSLIIALAGLITSFIYARKFFIFNLIVFLSAVFYSINYDINDIDSYFLLAYISLAFFTAFGISQLILFTSKNKMKIILPVSTLVLFLGLQFYNSYDEVNQRNNFVYEDYTKSLLNSLPKNSIVFSYQWDYFISASYYFQLVENFRKDVTVIDKELLRRSWYYKQLSTNHPTLLNGVQVDVDQFIEALKPFEREQQYNANLLENLFRRIMTGLVSTNIDNHNYFVAPEIVNGEMKRGEFQLPQGYTLVPYQFLFKVVRTSEYVDAPLPDFKIRFGTKEDQYISSLKGFVASMLVSRAIYEVQFNKLYRAKIYVKKLAADFPDVTLPPVLSNLVFN